One Bacillus sp. FJAT-52991 genomic region harbors:
- a CDS encoding WD40/YVTN/BNR-like repeat-containing protein → MYGRVNNNFYIFLLCIVFFISIITFTTIRIIKDREYESKKSKTWKYISIVIIVAITLFYGVEIYKSATNYGGKLAWTIERLKNERSVEFEHNNIYEYGVEGIFEDINKEYPLPKKLYMASDFKLTFNADGTITSFDTFVYGKNEDGKEETFLIAYDKNKSQDITLRLNGYADADYDEDKLVEPLIKTVNAIPVQQTVSQWNESKYGLVYYGKRNWGYNTEGIININEDGKEHKLEHAASEIIGYTVSIFVSGKEEELIPARYHLIGDPNWSKSNTTPTQDHSKEKQQELTNNNEQFFLSKEVGYRLNFVDKALGSSFYSLSMTVDGGETWEVINEDPFNGTIGGPSGITFLNDQLGFLGATRPSGNEGELYRTDDGGTTFNKVNYTPHEVKLEYTQSIISPFDSPSMPYEKDGVLNMLVGQGADGDYNSNSSALYQSKDNGETWEYVKEVTSN, encoded by the coding sequence ATGTATGGAAGAGTTAATAATAATTTTTATATTTTTTTATTATGTATCGTATTTTTTATATCTATCATTACATTTACTACAATTAGAATTATAAAAGATAGAGAATATGAATCTAAAAAATCAAAAACGTGGAAATACATCTCCATTGTAATTATTGTGGCAATCACATTATTTTATGGAGTAGAGATTTATAAAAGTGCAACAAATTATGGCGGTAAGCTGGCGTGGACTATAGAAAGATTAAAAAATGAAAGATCAGTTGAATTTGAACATAATAATATATATGAATATGGAGTAGAAGGTATTTTTGAAGATATAAATAAGGAATATCCTTTGCCAAAGAAATTATATATGGCAAGTGATTTTAAGCTTACATTTAATGCAGATGGAACCATCACATCTTTTGATACTTTTGTTTATGGGAAAAATGAGGATGGGAAAGAGGAAACTTTCTTAATAGCTTATGATAAAAATAAATCACAAGATATTACTTTAAGACTAAATGGGTATGCAGATGCCGATTATGATGAGGATAAACTAGTAGAACCTCTAATTAAAACGGTTAATGCTATTCCAGTTCAGCAAACAGTTAGTCAGTGGAATGAAAGTAAGTACGGGTTAGTTTATTATGGAAAAAGAAATTGGGGATATAACACAGAAGGAATTATTAATATTAATGAAGATGGTAAGGAGCATAAGCTGGAACACGCAGCTTCTGAAATAATTGGCTATACGGTATCTATATTTGTTTCTGGAAAAGAGGAAGAGCTCATACCTGCTAGATATCACTTAATAGGTGATCCAAATTGGAGTAAATCAAATACTACGCCAACTCAAGATCATTCTAAAGAGAAGCAACAAGAGTTAACTAATAACAATGAACAGTTTTTCTTATCAAAAGAAGTTGGTTATAGACTAAATTTCGTAGATAAAGCATTAGGTAGCTCTTTTTATTCACTAAGTATGACTGTTGATGGTGGTGAGACATGGGAGGTTATTAATGAAGATCCTTTCAATGGAACAATTGGTGGTCCATCAGGAATAACTTTTCTAAATGATCAACTTGGATTTTTAGGAGCAACCAGACCTTCTGGTAATGAAGGTGAATTATATCGTACAGATGATGGGGGCACTACTTTTAACAAGGTGAATTATACACCACACGAAGTAAAATTAGAGTATACACAGTCTATAATAAGTCCTTTTGATTCTCCCAGTATGCCTTATGAGAAAGATGGAGTACTTAATATGTTAGTCGGGCAAGGAGCAGACGGAGATTACAACAGTAATAGTAGTGCACTTTATCAATCAAAAGATAACGGAGAAACATGGGAATATGTAAAAGAGGTTACAAGTAATTAA
- a CDS encoding methyltransferase domain-containing protein, translating into MDSKYKKLTTYIYTYNCDEEERSLCALEMRSLFGSEPQTSIVESHIKIDPSRSPFIKERIAVIYEEESLQNLLKQVASIQVTNETFKVIYVKNDGRSKTEKTGFENRRAIEKDIGLHINGEADLHHPKRLFGVMVVNGRWVFGDYVKSEPVWFKHQQKPNSYSTALNTRVARAVVNIAIPNPSGIKAIDPCCGIGTVLVEALSMGIDIVGSDRNPLVLGGARENIAHFGLSGEVKLADIRDVTNEYDVAIIDLPYNLCSVITPEEQNEMLRSARRFTKKVVVVTVEPIDEILINTGFVIMDRAVALKGSFTREVIVCE; encoded by the coding sequence TTGGATAGTAAATACAAAAAATTAACGACTTATATATACACTTACAACTGTGATGAAGAGGAACGTTCATTATGTGCTTTGGAAATGCGCTCATTATTTGGGAGTGAGCCTCAAACTAGCATTGTGGAAAGCCATATAAAGATTGATCCAAGTCGAAGTCCATTTATTAAAGAAAGAATTGCAGTAATCTATGAGGAGGAAAGCCTTCAAAATCTTCTCAAACAAGTAGCATCCATACAAGTGACTAATGAAACCTTTAAAGTAATATATGTAAAAAATGATGGCCGTTCGAAAACTGAAAAGACCGGATTTGAAAACCGGCGTGCTATTGAGAAGGACATTGGATTACATATTAATGGTGAGGCAGATCTTCATCACCCAAAGCGCTTGTTTGGCGTCATGGTGGTAAACGGAAGATGGGTATTCGGTGATTATGTTAAAAGTGAACCTGTTTGGTTTAAGCATCAACAGAAGCCGAATAGTTACTCCACTGCGCTTAATACACGTGTGGCAAGAGCAGTTGTAAATATCGCCATTCCTAATCCAAGTGGGATCAAGGCGATTGACCCTTGCTGTGGAATTGGGACGGTACTAGTGGAAGCCCTATCTATGGGGATTGATATAGTGGGAAGCGACAGAAACCCTCTTGTTCTTGGAGGTGCTAGAGAGAATATCGCACATTTCGGGCTTTCTGGAGAAGTGAAATTAGCAGATATCCGCGACGTCACCAATGAATATGATGTAGCGATTATCGATTTACCCTACAATTTGTGTTCTGTCATAACTCCCGAAGAGCAGAACGAAATGCTCCGAAGTGCGCGTAGGTTTACTAAAAAAGTCGTAGTAGTGACCGTTGAACCAATCGATGAAATTCTCATCAATACAGGATTTGTTATTATGGACCGGGCTGTTGCTTTAAAAGGGTCATTTACTCGCGAAGTGATTGTGTGTGAGTAA
- a CDS encoding nucleotide excision repair endonuclease, protein MINITIPKPSVTIAKQNNPELSNIYGFTDFHLIPRDKGGIFMFYNNNKELLFVGKARKLRPRIKKHFEDTVSPIKMHRDEVTKIAVCVIEEPVHREIYETYIINELKSKYNIDKVFYK, encoded by the coding sequence GTGATCAACATAACTATTCCAAAACCAAGTGTTACCATTGCTAAACAGAATAATCCTGAGCTAAGTAATATCTATGGGTTTACTGATTTTCATCTTATCCCTAGAGATAAGGGTGGTATTTTTATGTTCTATAACAATAATAAAGAGCTATTATTTGTTGGGAAAGCAAGGAAGTTGAGACCGAGAATTAAAAAGCATTTTGAGGATACTGTATCCCCAATCAAAATGCATAGAGATGAAGTCACTAAAATTGCAGTTTGTGTTATTGAAGAGCCTGTTCATAGAGAAATTTACGAAACGTATATTATTAATGAACTCAAGTCGAAGTACAATATAGACAAAGTGTTTTATAAATAA
- a CDS encoding MFS transporter, whose product MHPTKLSKQHWLLILTLTLLTFVLGTSEFVIVGILTDISSSLHITNAKAGTLVSAFAITFAIATPLVMSATSHFPKRKWMLFLIGSFIVLNALCVISTSYIMLLVLRIMTAIVTGVLISLAMIVASEIMPIEKRGLAISFVFGGFTLANVVGVPIGIVIAERYGWNATFMLTTFLGGLAFLASFFVLPNKLSQIRSSIRDQFSLMTKPRILMAFFIPALGFGATYAVFTYLVPILKGMGAPNQSISLILFGYGFISIFSNILAGKIASHNAIGRLRFVFLVQAVVLTSLFWTTNHFILGLINIGLMSLMAILLTTSTQLYLIDLAGIYQPNATGLAASLMPVASNVGIAFGSALGGIVYHQGNLMDVTLVGGVVAVCASLLTFFSHHLDQKQKKSALK is encoded by the coding sequence ATGCACCCCACAAAATTATCCAAGCAACATTGGTTGCTTATCTTAACACTTACTTTATTAACATTTGTTCTCGGGACCAGTGAATTTGTTATTGTCGGAATCTTAACAGATATTTCCTCAAGCCTTCATATAACAAATGCAAAAGCAGGCACACTTGTTTCTGCGTTTGCGATTACGTTTGCCATCGCCACACCACTCGTGATGTCAGCAACAAGTCATTTTCCAAAGCGTAAGTGGATGTTGTTTTTGATAGGATCTTTCATCGTCCTGAATGCTTTGTGCGTAATATCGACGAGCTACATCATGCTCCTTGTACTTCGGATTATGACAGCCATCGTAACAGGAGTATTAATCTCTCTAGCCATGATTGTTGCAAGTGAAATCATGCCGATCGAAAAACGTGGACTTGCTATATCATTCGTTTTCGGTGGTTTCACACTTGCAAATGTCGTTGGAGTGCCAATTGGTATTGTAATCGCCGAACGGTACGGCTGGAATGCCACTTTCATGTTAACCACTTTCCTAGGAGGATTGGCGTTTTTGGCATCCTTTTTTGTCTTACCTAATAAACTCAGCCAAATACGCAGTTCGATACGGGATCAATTTTCTTTAATGACCAAGCCACGAATTTTGATGGCTTTTTTCATTCCTGCTCTCGGATTTGGCGCAACTTATGCCGTCTTTACGTACCTTGTTCCTATCTTGAAGGGAATGGGAGCACCAAATCAATCAATTAGTTTAATCTTATTTGGTTACGGATTCATCTCGATTTTCAGCAACATCCTTGCCGGTAAAATTGCCAGCCATAATGCCATTGGTCGTCTTCGGTTTGTTTTTCTCGTGCAGGCAGTTGTTCTGACAAGTTTATTTTGGACTACAAATCATTTTATTTTAGGACTGATAAACATTGGCTTGATGTCGTTAATGGCCATTCTCTTAACAACATCTACTCAGCTTTATTTAATAGACCTTGCCGGAATTTATCAGCCAAATGCAACAGGACTCGCTGCTTCACTTATGCCAGTGGCAAGCAACGTAGGTATCGCTTTTGGTTCTGCATTAGGCGGAATTGTATACCACCAAGGGAATTTAATGGATGTAACATTGGTAGGTGGGGTAGTTGCAGTCTGTGCAAGTCTGCTAACTTTCTTTAGCCATCACTTAGACCAAAAACAAAAGAAATCAGCTTTAAAATGA